AAAATGAGACTACAAAACCTATTATAAGTCATCTACATGCTCTATAAAACATGAATAAAATCAAAAGACGCGAATATATATAAGTATTATATCACATCAAtacttatatatatttgtgtCTTTTTATATATCTTACAAATTACCTAAGATATATCTTGCAAATTTGAACGcttactaaaaaaatttaaaatcaaaattttgagttaaaaattaaatatatatcaaTCTTATTGGTCAATTTTGCAATCAAAtaattgccaagatcaaatccttcCCTCCCTTGTGATTATAATGGTATTTATTACAAATTTttctaaatatttatgattttttaattatttaaaaaattaatcttaataAAATCAAAATGTTGGGAATAGTTGATACGTGGAATATTGACCtttaatgttaaatataaaattttgataataaaattaattaaaaaattttaaaaattatcttaTAATAACCTAAATTATATAGGGGTATTTTGATTAAATATACGGATTGTCAAATATTTAGATGTCAAAGATTAAAAGTGGTGTCAATGGCTCAAACAATGTGATAAAAGTTCTTGATGTTATGCTGAAAAATCGAACATTATATCAAATATTGAAGAAGGATAAATTGATATGTCGAAATATACGATGATATACTAGAGGATCAACTGACATGCCAAAAGAATGCTAATGCACTGAAAGAATAAATGACTTTCCAAAAGACGCGGTGCTATATTCAAAAAATGAATGTTATTTTGAAATCTTTCTTGAAGTTAAATTAGGGTTCAATTACGCTAAATTCGAGAAATGTCGAGTTACTGAAGTGGGTGAAAATGGATTATTCTCTTGCTCACTCCCAATCTGCATTGAACGGCACATAACTACAACTGTTTGATCTGTCACAAACCGAGGATGCTTGCAATAAGCATAGAACAGAGAGATCTCTGCCACAAACAGAGAGCTCTAACAAGCACAACACAAACAGAGTGGTAGAGCGAAACAAGAAAGAACACCAGATGGGATTGTATAGCGTTTTATTTTCCTAAGAAAGGCAATTCATTACCAACTTCATTTACCTAATGCACCACACACTGTTCGATGACTTGAAGAACCAATTACTTCTTTCAGGTCCTCATCAATGTATGTATGTACGTACAACTCGAACGCCATTATCTACCATTCGAATCGACTGCATCCGCTGGCACTTCTTTTCTCTTCATCATTAGCAATATGCAGTCCAGAAGATGTCTCTGTATCTCGGGGAGATCAAGAAGAGGAGAAGCATTTCAGGGATCAGCAGAAGCAGGTATGGCGTGTCTGCAGAGAGGACACACATGGCTTCTCTCCAACCATCGAGTGAGACAGCCGCCATGGAAGGCGTGCTTGCATGGCATCCGCGTCACCTCCACGCCCTCGTCGAACTCCGCGAAGCAGATGATGCAACTCTCCTCTCTGACATCTCCTCCACGCTCGTACTTCACCACCGCCAGCTCCTTCACCGCATCCGTCGACGCCGGGATGCCGCCGAAATTCCCGTTCTCGCCGACGCCTTCGACGTCCGAAGAAGGTTCCTCATCGATCGGGAAGTGGGCCAAAAGTACGTCCACGATCATGTCGAACCCGTTGCCCGAGTTCAAAGCCGTCTCGACTGGATAATTGCAGAAGGCAACGAGTTGTCTCTCCAACCGCCCGGCGAAGCAGATGTCATAACCATAGACGCCGGCGATTAAGAGAACGGTCGAGATCGCCTGGCGGCGAGATGCTTGGTGGAGGAAGTCGCCGAGAGTGAAGAGAAAGATGTGGTAGGAACGGGGCGGTTCCTCCACGACTTGACCTTCAAGAATGTGCATCACGGTGTAGCCGAGTTTGATCACCACCGGAGCCGATGCCGGCCTCCCATGAGTTTGATAGGCCGTGAGAACCCAATCGGCATAGCCATGGACAGGAGTCGTCTCCATCGCCTTCTTGTCGCACTTCAACCGTGTGAATGAACTCGGCTCAATTCCTGCCATGGAgtggctttatatatatatatagagagagagagagagagagagagagattctggtCTGCGAATCCGAGACGGGATCGAATTCATCGAGTACAAATCGTAAAGACAATCGGACGCGTAGTTTCCGTTGCCACATAAGTTTGCGGGTTGGACTCCGAAAGCAGTTCCATTCGACACGTGTTGAAATCCTACGGAACAACGAACTTGCTTCGTTCTTGATGGATTATTAGTGAAGATTTAATTGGAAATCGAAAGCTTTTATGACGTCATCTCTGTTAAGTCAACTCTTTCCTGCTCCTCCGTGTTGACGGAAGCCATTCACTACTAGACGCCAAATTAATTCCTCCCTAAAACCAATCAAGCATTGACATCCAAAATATAGCTCCACAGCAAAATGTCGAATTAattgtttttaatattttaatattttattatatagttcGATAGTAATatattgaattaatttttattatttttattattttatttaaaaatataaggatgatttttttaaaaaaaatacttatattttagTTTTTTTCAAATGATTATCTCATTTTATTTCAAACTATCCCTTCTCGTCCGCCCCTCTCACTTGGTTGCCATCACCATCACATTATCTTGCCTTTCCCCCCCACTCTCTCATTGCTTGATCTTTCTCTCttatcttttcctctcctttcCGGTAGctcatcctctcctcctcttcccttttcttctctctcctttCCGTCGTCACCTCCCTTCTTCTCCCATCATGGATGGCGAGCAATGACAATAAGTGGATAATGAGCTATCACATATTTAACTTTTCTTATCTAACTCATGTGGCATCTTTGCATGTCCAACCGCAAAAGGTCAACTTCTCCAAAACTTCTTATGATCCCTTGAGAATCTAGAAGATAAGTTATAGAAACTATTTAAATTGGTATTCACTAGTAATCATTTTAATAAACACTTAATAGGCAATACGAATGACAAATATAAACTTCGCAAACTCTGAACGGTCACTCGACAAAGGGTCTAAGGTGATTTGTCGCAATTAAAAGTCCCCACAAGTCCCCATATGATACTACTACCAAATAAGGTAATGAACTAGCCCTAAATACTATCCCAAAGGCTCATCTAACCATATGTCACCTTGGTAGCTCTTGGGTATTATGCAAGTTGACACTCTATACCACTTTATGGGGCTAGAAAATCCCTCAAAAGACTGCTTGGATGGTCTATTTCTGGACAATTGTATCTATACACGATAATTGCCCACAACCTATATTTACATAACGACAactaaagccaaccaaaatgggtATACCAAACCTACTATAAGTCGTTTACATGCTATGAAAAATATGAATAATACATTAACAAATCCAAAAGATACAGACATGTATGAGTATTATATCGAACACCCTATTTACAACTTCATATAtaacattctctcccacttattcaTTTAACGTCCTTGTTGAAGACTTTACATATGCTACATTTTTTAACTTTTGTTAAATTTTTAATCTTCTACTCTAGCTGCAACACACCTTTTAGCTCCCAGCTACTCTTCATCATTgttattgagtagtcgaactttaatCTGCCATgttacttcaactcaccaatgactcagaCACTAGTATAGAATCGACTAAGTTATATTGATCATTGTAAGTTCTTGTAGATAGATGAAGGAAAAAGTCCTTCCTTATTATAAACTAGCCTCTTAAACGtttgtttgaattgggttgatgcTTGTTTGAACTTGAATAAACATTacctcaaaaactttaaagtttttgaggtCTTTTCTTCATAAAATATACCCATCAATACCTCTCAATTTATTATCGTTTTCAA
The window above is part of the Musa acuminata AAA Group cultivar baxijiao chromosome BXJ2-6, Cavendish_Baxijiao_AAA, whole genome shotgun sequence genome. Proteins encoded here:
- the LOC135613959 gene encoding putative RING-H2 finger protein ATL53 produces the protein MAGIEPSSFTRLKCDKKAMETTPVHGYADWVLTAYQTHGRPASAPVVIKLGYTVMHILEGQVVEEPPRSYHIFLFTLGDFLHQASRRQAISTVLLIAGVYGYDICFAGRLERQLVAFCNYPVETALNSGNGFDMIVDVLLAHFPIDEEPSSDVEGVGENGNFGGIPASTDAVKELAVVKYERGGDVREESCIICFAEFDEGVEVTRMPCKHAFHGGCLTRWLERSHVCPLCRHAIPASADP